Sequence from the Coturnix japonica isolate 7356 chromosome Z, Coturnix japonica 2.1, whole genome shotgun sequence genome:
ttttgtggctttttaaCTCTCTTGATCTAGGTAAGGTGTTTGGGAGGGGCAGGCTGGACTTTCTTATCATGAATTGCTCTTTATacttcccagcagctccctcttTGTAAATAGCCCAGCTTAATTTATTGTATTCCGTATATGACAACACTTACCTTAAAAATATCATAGGTGTAACGTTTgcaaatttgtatttttcagcattaCATTACTTTCCTGAATACCAGTGGTTGGTGGATTTCACTGTTGCGGCTACAGTTGTGTATGTGGTGACTGAAGCATATTACAGCATTGTGAAGCCCCCGCAAGAAATGAATATCAGTGTAGTGTGGTGTCTACTTGTCTTGGCTTTTGCAGTGtatccttttctgttttcttatatcATTCTACCAGTTCCATCATGCTGCAATTCACAGAAAGCTCTCTATTGTTGTTTTAGAGAATACTTAAGTATTTACAATTCTTTTCCAAATGGTATAAGCTAGCATCATTTTCAGGTAATGTATATGCTGTAAcatgtttctttgtgtgtgctGATATAAATAGCTCATAAACATTTATACCAAGCCATTTATAGAAAAAATACAGCCATGTGAACATAGAATTAATGTAGTGTGTACCTGTTCTGAACTAATATTTCCCCAGCCTGGCAGTCGAACATTGCTGTCCATACATATTGTTAGTAATTTTTGAAGAAGCGTGCAATTTACTGCCTAGCTTTTCTGTTATGTTTAGTCTCATACTTCCTGAACTAAGTAATACAATAATGTAAATCATCATGTGTTGCTAATTTGCATGCATGAATTCATAACTTTATAGAgtttccaattttattttttttttcccccagattcagtacaaaataaaacatatagACAGTTGTAGGAGCTCAAATAGTACTGTGATCTGTGAAAAGCAACATTctcttctggaaatgaaagaaacagtaCTTTAGGAAGCAAGCAATACTGAACCGTAAAACGAAGCAGCTATGGTTTTGCTATAATTAATAGAAGATATtcttatatattattattaaaataagatAACCCATGGTTGGGAATATTGCTGTAATTGACAGCAAGTAAGTCTAAATTAAAACTGTATTGCAGAGAAGCGTGTTCCTACCTACATATCATCATATCATTTAGATGATCAGAATACAGCTTGATAATTCttaaatattgttatttttccaattttattttccttgaccCTTTTCTCGCGTAGTAAGGTACTGTTTTCATTGACCACTCACTATTTCAAAGTAGAGGAAGGAGGTGAAAGATCGGTCTGTGTCAcgtttggctttttcttctttgtgaaagCAATGGCGATTTTGATTGTGACAGAAAACTATCTGGAGTTTGGACTGGAATCAGGTAACTCCCTTCTTTAGTATTTGCAACCGtcttatttattgatttattgcATGACCAGAAAGATTTATTTCACGTCTTTTAGATATTTTTGGGAATGTATCTGTTAATTTTAACACTGTTATGTGATACAGTGTTTCTGGAGGATAATTTGTCTATTTTCCCTGCTTTGTATTAAGATACATAAAATAccttgtttggttgtttgtttttttttttttNNNNNNNNNNNNNNNNNNNNNNNNNNNNNNNNNNNNNNNNNNNNNNNNNNNNNNNNNNNNNNNNNNNNNNNNNNNNNNNNNNNNNNNNNNNNNNNNNNNNaaaaaaaaaaaacccacccaaaaaaacccagttATTGCAGGGGTCCCCAGTCTTACTGAAAGGAAGCTTTAGCAAAAGTCAGTTCTTTTGAGGTATGTATAAGAATTAATGGCAGCAATTTATAGAAACAGTTGAAATTTCAAGAAGGCAGAAGCGGTTGTGCAAGAGCACTGCAGAAACTTCGatcacaaaatgttttctgttagaAATGACCTTAAAGTCCACttagttccaatcccctgctgtgggctgggctgctccccccagctcaggctgccaagggccccatccaacctggccctgagcGCATCCAGGAgtggggcacccacagcttctctgggcagctgtgccagcacctcactgcctgctgaagaaaaaaaacaacacaaaattcCTAcaatatctagtctaaatcatccctctttcagtttaaaatcaatCATTCCCTTATCCTTGTGCTATCGGATAGAGTAAAAATTTGTTCTCCCTTCTATTTATAAGTTCCAGGCctgaacagctgaagaaaacttAAACATGTTATTTCAAGTTGAAAGATGTAACAAGTACTTCTAATTGATAATTGAAACCTCACTATGAGATGTCTGGTAACATTCATTTTAGGTGATTACTAATGGAAAATGGTACTTTGTGCTATCTTGATAATTTTAAATCGTGTTTCATTAAGGATGGTACTGGACATCACCTGTTACATTTTATTGGACTAATTTTTGTAACAGCAGAATTGACCACACAATTTCTgatatatttaaacaaacaaacagaaaagttgCTAAAGAACTTACTACAGTATATAAGTTACACTGATTATTATGAACCTTCCCTTCACCATCTATTTCATTAGTGCAGGAAGGAGCGAATGCTCTGTGTTAACAGGAGGCTGAAATTTCAAGAGGTGGTTGTAAGTGGTGAACTATGGTGTATTTGGGGGTGTCAGTGTTAAATCATGTTGAAGAGAAAGAGACCACAAACAGCAAGATTGTGACGAGTGATTAGATTGTACAGCAGAATATCTTGTGGAGTATCAACATGTGGCATCCCAACCTGCTCAGCTGAGGCACTCTGTTGGGAGCTGGCAGGACGCTGATGCTGCTGGCCTTGtgatgcctttttcttttggtaaagGATGTAGTTGGTTACTGCAGGTTCCAAGGGATTTCTTGAACACTGATGCAGCGTGGGGTTTTTACCTtctaaattgaaaaataaaataaaaaaatcatccCTGATACATGAGGGTGTTTTCAAAAtatgggaacaaaacaaaaaggtacTAAAGCAGATTTTAAGAGCACATACTGACTTCTTGTTAACTTATTCCTCTACAGGGTGTAATAGGTGTACAGTTGGTGGTTACCATGGTAATGGCTAGTGTCATACAGAAGATCATACCTCACTATTCTCTTGCTCGTTGGCTTCTCTGTAGTGGCAGGTAAGATAAGAAACTGTTGATACATGGTGTGTGAGTGTGGTAAAGCAATTACGCATCACAGTCGAAACAGTAGAACTTTACTAATTTAGTTTGTCTTGAAAAGTAATTAATCTACTTGCTATTCCTGAGCTTTGCACAGCATGATGGCAACTGACTTGCAGGTTCGAGGTATTAAAACAGTGCTACTGTGAAAGAGTAGACTTGTTGCTGTTAATTGTATTAGTCATAAAGCTATCTGTTTTCCAGCTCTTACCTTACTAAAGGAACAAGCTACATAATTTTATATTGAAAAGCTAAGTTAAATACTGTTAAGAACCAAAGgacttctttctttgaagtgcTTCAGTATTTGTGACAGTTGTACTGATTAGCCTTGCATAAACAGAGTACTTaggtatttattaaaaattgtgttttgaGAGCTTCACAGGACAGGTTTACTATACATTTTAATATAGTACTTCTTCATAATGATAGATCAAACAGGCAGTGTGTTGCAAAGGGAGCTTTCCCTGTGTGACAATATTCATAATAactaaaaacagcagctgttttgaATTGAATCAGtatcttaaatattaaaagcaacagAGATGCTTTGTTTATTcctctgggaagaaaaacaccttGAATGATCAGAAGGTAGCATTATGTCTTTTGGAACTGTTGAAATTTGGAGAACGCTACATCTCTGCTTCTTGATTTCTGAAGGAGTTTCCTTAAATGATAGCATATTCTCTGGTAGTCTTAACCAGTCTTGTATAattttccactgctttcttccctctcagTATCTttgacatattttattttattttattattattttttttatttttattttattttatttttcagtttttcccttttcaaatCCCAAATGATTGCCAAGAAAAAATGTCACTAATGtgtgacatttaaaatgcaaatgaatgtgTGCTAAATATCACAGCAACAGTGGAGAGGTGGAATGGAAAACAGAGTTCTCAATGGGCAGATGATGCAGATGGAAATCATACTCTTAGTTGTTTTTAGAAGTTTCATTGTTGACCACTCTTGCAgggtattttttcctgtaaaaagaATATTATATTGTGAGTTACAGAAAATTTTCTATGAATATGAAACTTCATATCTTCATTGTTTATACAGTGTTAGTATCATAGTGTTGTATCAGTTATATTTCAAATGATATCTTCTACTTTTTATATTGTATTTAAAACTTTTGTCTTTATGTCcatttcagaatttatttatttttatttttaagaattgcTCAGTATTAAGCTTGTGTCCTTCATTCttattgcattttcattctctgtagTCTCTGTATTCATATTCTAAGGCAAATGTTGTGCCAGTGAAAGATTTGCtgttcaaatatatttttgggGTCaccctttcttgtttttaatctttgcaCGTGTACGGATAAGTAcataaagcagaatttctgcaCTAGCTCTTTGGAATTCCGCTCCCACTGAGGTCAGTGGGTGTCTCCTTGCCTTTCATGTTAGTAACCTTGAAAATCTCATTGTTGCTTTTCAGCATTCTAT
This genomic interval carries:
- the LOC107306503 gene encoding transmembrane protein 161B-like is translated as MGVIGVQLVVTMVMASVIQKIIPHYSLARWLLCSGSLRWYQHPTEEELRILAGKQRGKSKKDRKYNGHIENKPLTIPKDIDLHLETKSVTERDTIALHYFPEYQWLVDFTVAATVVYVVTEAYYSIVKPPQEMNISVVWCLLVLAFAVKVLFSLTTHYFKVEEGGERSVCVTFGFFFFVKAMAILIVTENYLEFGLESGNSLL